The sequence ctatcttttttttattttttattattatttcagcATAAAACTACAATCCAAGGACTAAACCTTTAACTTGACATTATGCAACAGATGAACAAAATAGCATTACCTGAAGAATACTAACAGCAGAAAGCTTGTCAATAACTGCCTTCGTCTCAATTGGATGTAAAGTTATAGGCTTTAAAAGTAATTCAACGTTCTGCAAGCGATCCAATGGAACTTTTGAATAATAGTATTATTAACTATTAAGTTGAGAAGCGGATACGTGAAAATATATGCTTTTGTAgccaaaaacatatatattgggTTCCTGCCAATATTAATAACAGGTGGGTTTAACTTACCTTTGACGTAAAGCGTTCATCCCAAAAGGTGTACTTTAACCCTTCAAGTTTGTTTGTTTTACAAAGTTCATCTATGAAGATTTTTATTTGCAAAGCCTGAAAGCAGAGAATGGAAATGAGTCTCTATTACTATGAGTGAGTGCTGAGGCTAAGAAAAACTCACAGAAGAAGCGCTCCATTGTCTATCAAAAGGACAACCAAAAACAAATCCCGCCAGAGATTGTTCAGAGATCTGCAGACAAACAAAAGCACTTATGAGGAACTCGCTCATGCCTTGGAAATGAGATATTGCTACAAGTTAAGAAGGTAGCTCACCAAAGTCTGAAAATCATCGGCTATTATGGGGATATTGGTTTTTTTCCTAAGTATAACACTGCAGTAcggaagacaaaaaaaaaaaaaacattacagAGTATTTCATGGCTATTCAATTCTTGAGGGAACAAGAAAAAACTCTGCAACTTTGGACATTCAAAAAATGTTGAAActccataaaaaaatttcacgaATTACCTTAAAGGGGAAGCAATCCTGTTCTGTCGGTCGGAAACAGCTAAACCTACGTACCTCTCCCCAACGTCCAAACCCAGCAGCCTCCCACGTTTCTTTGCATTGCTCTCGAGCAAGTCTTGGAACAAACTTAAAGGTTTCAAATACCTCATCTGTCAACTAGTAATTACAAtcatcacttaaaaaaaaaaaaaaaaaaaaaaaaagttgtttactAAAACTAAATATTGTCGCTGAAAACTCGCTGAGACCGACCCACACTCAGTTtcctgaagaaaaaaaatacaaatttatgtCCATTTCAAAAGTGCACTTCAGTGAAGCATTTAGACAAACATATGCTGTGCAGAGACCCttggtttccttttttcttattagaggAAGAGACGAGAAGCTCCCACCTCCTTCCAAACAAAAGAGCATGAGCGAAAGCTACGGTACCTGACAACAGATGAAGTGGTTGATTTAGTTCATTTTATGACTGCTATAAACGTGACTCTGAAAATGTCTCAGAGACAGAGAGACGCAAGCATAGGAATAGCCAAGCAACCAACGTTGGAACTTGGAATATCATAAACAGCCCATGGGCTTTGACGCTGCAAGTAACAGtgtgcttttttattattttattcatcttcctttttgttttttttttttttttttttttttttcccttataataaatgtttagaaaatattaaaccaCTAGAGTAACAATGtgcttttttattatcattttctttttcctttttttttcccttagatATAATGTCTAAAAAATATCAGACCACTAGAGTGGTTCTCAATTTGATCAGTAAtaatcaaaaatagaaaattggaTTAATGaagtatattaattaattttcaagtaTATTATCAAACCATCAAATAAAACTTGTGTTGAAATATAGAAAACTTcatgttaataaatattttttaaagcttATTTGCCTGCTCGTTAAGTGATTATTTCTTTAGATTCTAAcgtaaaactaaattaaaaacaccGACTGAAATGCaagcaataatattttttggttgaaagaactataaattaagatttagcatataaatataaagatgCAGAGTGAAAGAAATTACTTTGGTCAACGTATagtaaaatagttttaattccaaaaattttatccaaggaattttaatttccattacaaTTTCTTAGCATATTTCATATCCAAAACACTTCGAAATGATAGCATCTCTAAAGATGGTTGATTTATGCTTGAGCCAATGAGATCTCAGACATTTGGGCAATAAGGGGGAAaaatgagaaggaaaaaaattttcattttatttctttaaggaATAGGAAAATATAAATGAGCTTTTCTTTcggtgaataaaaatataaatgagcTGAAAACAGTAAGAatcaaatgaataaattaaatgactAATAACTACTTGATCTTCATGTTTTTTCACTGTTGTAAATGGAAAAATGGAGAGAGACTTTCAAGTTCCACACGCTTCTTAGCTGCCCTTCTAAAAGGCTTCCGATTCCGCCACCATAGCCGTTCAATCCCACCAGAAAACCTACTAAAACCCTTTGCTTCTGCAATGCCTATTGTCTTTCGTGTTGAACTCAACTCCGCAATTTTAGGACTCTTCCTCGGCTTTGTGTGCTGAGGAGACGGCGTTTTAGGCTCCACCGATTTGGAATCGGTCAATCTGTCAAATTATTGTACAAAAACCAATAATTATCAGAATCCAAAATCCGAAAAAAGAATCAAGTGTAGATGGCAGATAATAGGTACAAAATCATTTCACTACTAGTTGGCATAGTTGATCAAAGACAGAAACTAGAATCAATATTACTACTAGGTGGATCAAGAACTACTACTGGAAATCTGATAAATGGGGGAAGAAGAATATCTTATgactttcaaaaatatgtttccaATTCTTAAATTGAATTCTCTTGGAAAGAAAAACCCATAACATCTCTGGTAAATGAGAGAAGATGGGAACGAAATTTCGGAACAACCACAATTTCAaagaaatgatatatatatatatatatataaaaggctgACCTCTCATGATCCCCCATTGGCAGTGTCAGCAACTCTTGTCTTCGAGGCTCACATGCAGGGCAGATGTAGATCTTAGGTGGAAAGCGTAATTTAATGCAATCAAAGTGATACCACTCATCACACCGATCACATGCAATCATCGCTCGCTGGTCGTATGGCTTGCGACAAATGCAATAAAGCATACTCCGAGCTCTTAATAACTGCACCCACCAAGCAGATGTTGATTAACAGAAGACTGGCAACACAAATGTTAAAAGACCAAAGCTATTCCCACCAAAAGGGAAAGTACCAAATTTGTTACCTTCAGTTCCTTCTCCACAGAAACGGGCAAATTTTCCCCTTCTGTAATGAGCTGATAAACTTTATCTAAGCTAAGAGCTCCAGAATCTGTTGTGACCTGTACCAAAATAGACAACAGCACCAGATTATAGATAAGTGACAGAAAAAGAGCGAGATTTATACCAGCAATACTATGCACCTTCTTAGCATAATCTGCCCATTGCATTGCAACGCGCTTCACTTCCATAAGTCTCTGTTTGTAGTGATCTTCAGGTGGAATGTTCAAAGCCAGTCCCTACACGTTA comes from Ziziphus jujuba cultivar Dongzao chromosome 6, ASM3175591v1 and encodes:
- the LOC107429885 gene encoding uncharacterized protein LOC107429885 produces the protein MRYLKPLSLFQDLLESNAKKRGRLLGLDVGERYVGLAVSDRQNRIASPLSVILRKKTNIPIIADDFQTLISEQSLAGFVFGCPFDRQWSASSALQIKIFIDELCKTNKLEGLKYTFWDERFTSKNVELLLKPITLHPIETKAVIDKLSAVSILQGYLDYVNRKLN